GAACCGGCCAGCGGCCATGTCCCCACGGGACAGCGGGACTTCGAGGACGACTTCTCCGCGCCCGGACTGGATCCCAGGTGGGTCTCGCCAGGGCAGCGTCCCGACCGGTTCGTGCACAGCGCACCGGAAGGGGTGGGCGTGGGTCACGCCCTGAGCGAGACCGGCGAGCCCTCAGGACTGTTCACGCGGGTCGGCGGAGACCAATGGGAGGCCGACTTCGTCGTCGATCCGGGCGAGGGCGCGTTCTTCTCTGAACTAACGAGAGCGTCCCGTGATCAGGTGACTGGACGATCAGTCCTGAGGGAACCGGTGTGGGGCCGGAGAACGGCTGCGAACGGCGCGGGTGTTAGTTTCCTTCCCGTGTTAGGACACCAGGACGAGACGAGGGCGGCCTACGACGGGGTCGTCGATCTGTACGCGTCGATGTTCGCCAATGGGCTGGAGACGCACCCGTTCGCGCGGAACATGATCGGCACTTTCGCCGAGCTCGTGCGTGGCACGGGGAACCTGCGGGTAGCTGACGTCGGGTGCGGCCCCGGTCATGTGACGGCGATGCTGCATGATTTGGGGCTGGACGCCTTCGGGCTCGACCTCTCCCCAGCCATGGTCGACCACGCCCGGCGGGCCCATCCGGCGCTGCAGTTCGACGAAGCGCGGATGGAGGCCCTGCCGGTCGAGGACGGTGCACTCGGCGGAGTGCTGTCCCACTACTCGATGATCCATACCCCACCCGGAGAATTGCCCGCGCTGCTCGCCGAGCAGGTGCGTGTCCTGGCACCAGGGGGCCTGCTCCTGGTGTCCTTCTTCGGGACCGAGGGACCGGAGCCGGTTCGCTTCGACCACAAGGTGACGCCCGCCTATAGCTGGCCGGCGGAGCAGTTTGCCGAGTTGCTGGCCGGGGCCGGTCTCGTCACATTTGCTCGGTTGCTCCACGACCCAGCTTCCGAGCGGGGTTTCCTCGACACTCATTTGCTGGCCCGCCGCCCGTAGAGCGTGGGTCGTGGCCTGGGGTGGTGTAGATCATTCGCGTGGATGAGGCTCGGCTAACTTGAAGGTCCTCTTGCCGTACTGATTCGTGTCGCGATCTGGCTGAAGCGGGGCATGCCCAGATCGATCACTTGGCGTTGACGGGCTAGCTCTGCATCGAGCTGGATGAGCTTCTCCTCTGCGCTGGCGAGGCTGACTTGTAGTCCTTCGATCTCACCGAGCCATCCCTCCTGTTCTGCTTCGGTGATTCGGGCGATCAGGTTGTCGCGGATCTCGACGAGGCGGTGTCTCTGAGCCGGATCCGGTCGGAGCATGGAGCATCGAATACACGCGTGTTCGTGGATGCAGGGAGTTCCGAATGCGCGAGCGCAGATTCCGATGGACAGTTTGCGTCGCTCGAAGTGCCCGAGGAAGGCATCCCATTCCTCGTTGGTGGGGGTTCGGTACTCCTCGCTGGGGCGGAGTGCTCGGCGCCGGGCGATGAACGCGCGATGGGCTTCGATAGCCTCGCCGGGGTAGATGGCGTTGTATCCCATGGTCGTGTTGATGCTGGTGTGCCCGGCGATGACCTGCGCGATGTGCGGGGGAAGGCCGCTGCGGATGGCATCGGTGATGAAGATCCGCCGAAAGTCATGGGGCGAGAAGTCCAAGGGCTGTCCGGCTGAGTCGGTCAGATTCGTGGAGGCCATCACCTCTTGGAGTGCTTGGCGCAGGAGCTTCGGGGAGAGGCGGGAGCTCTCGCCGCTGCGGCACCACTGGAAAAGCAGTGGCATCTGGGGATTCCAGGTCTTCTCGGCCATGTCATAGCTGGAGACGTAGGGGACGGCACCGGTGCGTGGGTCGCGGACACGGGCGATGATCGCACTGAGCACATCGGCGAGCTCCGGGCTGACCAGGATGACTCGTTCCTCATCGGTTTTGGACGGCGCGATCTGCAGGAGGGGGACAATCTCGCCAGTGGTAGGCAGTCTGTACTGGATCAGACTGTGATGGCTGGCCTCCAACATCTCCTCGATGCGGACACCGGTGTGCTGAAGAAACTCGACCATCGCCCAGGCCCAGAACGCGCGACTCTCCGCGAGCGCCAGGTCAACGCGCCGGCCGGTGGCGATGTTCACCGCCCAGGTCGTTCCATCCTTCGCTGCCCGCCTGAAGGTGGCGCCCGCGAAAGCGAACTGACCACCTGGCGGGGTGTCCATCAGAGCCTGTAGTCGGGCTTTGGCCTCTTTCAGGCATGTTGAAGCCGCCCGGGCGACAGCGGGCAGAGCCGGAAGTCGTTCCCGTGTCCTGTGGTCCATCCGGGCTTTGCGCCGCTTGTTGTCTTTCACGACAGCGACATCCGCGTCCTTGATCGGACTCGGCACCGCCCACGGCCCCCAGCGCGCCGGCTCATCGATAGCCCACTGGGCGATGTCGAGATAGAACGCGCGGACGGAGATCATGATGCTGGCGACATTGGCCCGTCCGGTCACTACTTCACGCACTTTGCCGTCTGGCTGGCGACGCCGTTCGATGCGGGTCCGGCATCTCTGCTTCCAGGCCGCGCTCACCTCGGGCGCCAGGTGGAGAGAGTCGATTCCCGGATGATGTTGTTCCAGGTCGCCCCAGAAGTTGCTGGCCAGATGCCGGGACAAGTTGTTCAGGGACGTGTAGTCCAGACCTGGCTGCCGCTCTTTGAGATAGTCCACCAAGAGATCTCTGACTGGGCGGCAGCGGACGCCGAACCGGTCGACGAGCTGCTCCATCGACACCTGACCACTGGTGTTGGCCAGGTAGCGCAAGGAACTGGGTGCTTCTGCAGGCAGGGTGCCCAACTCTCGCAGCCAGGCGTAGAAGAGGGTGTTGCCGCGAGTTTTGGCGTTCGCGGTTTTGTTCGCTGCTTTGAGTGCGGCGAGATACTCCACGGCGTCGCCGACGGTGATGTCCGCCAAGGTGCCGCCCTTGGCGGCCACGATCTTGACCAGGGAGTGCAGGGCATCACGCCCGACCTTGGAGGACCACGTGGCAGATTCGACCATCGCTTCAAGCTGGGCGAATCCTTCCGGGTCACGGGCAGGGATCAGCCCGATCCGCAGGCTCGTCATGTTGGCCGAGGTCCGTGACAGCAGCCAGGGGAGGGCGGGCCTGACAACGTCTGCGCAGATCAGACTCAGCAGCCCTCCCGACAATGCCTGCCGCTGTGAGGGGCCAGCAGCCGTTCCGATCCACTCGGGTGCCAACCGGGCCCAGTCGTTGCCAGGACGCGTGCTCGCGGGACTGGCGTTCCAGCGCTGCTGCCAGGTGGCCCCCGGGAAAGTCTCCAGCCACTGCAAGGTCTGGCGAGCTCCGCGGATCCGGGCTCGGTGCTGCCTCACGTCCGCGGGCCGCAGAGGAGGTTGCTCCAGACGAGCCAGGATGTCGGCTCGCTCGCATGCAGTGGTCGGCCAGTCGTCCTCCGGGGGTCTGGGCGGGAAGCGCAAGGCGACGGCTTTCAATGCCTCGCCGGCCAGGCTCAGGGACGCGGGAGGTGCGACATGCGTCGTGACGGACAAGGTCTCCGTAGGCGTCACCAGGCAGTCCCGAAGAGGTTGTTGAGGGATTCAGCGTTGTAGCCGGCTGCCGGAGGCGAGGGAGTCCGCTCGGCGGACTTGGCCCGTCGGGCATGGTGCGCCCGAACATGTTCGATCACCTCGTCCCGGTCGGCCGGAAGATAGAGCTGTGTCGTCGACAGGTGTGCATGACCGAGCACCCACTGCACGTCGGTCAGCGGCATCTTCGGATCCCTCGCCAGCCGATAGGCGGCGGTGTGTCGAAGATCGTGGAGAGTCCAGTTCGTACCGAGCAAAATGTTGGCTCGGTTGAACATCGCGCGGGCCGCCGGATAGTTCAGGGGACGCCAGGGGCGGCGCAACGTCCACCACAACCCCTCGTTCTGTCCGCGGGGCACCCCGGCCCGCCAGGCGCTCTCCTGATAGAGCCGTAGCCAGACGAAAGCGTCCGCTGAGCAGGGGAGTTGTTGATAGGCCCGGCTCCCCTTGCGGACCACCCCCAGGATTTGTTGGCCGGGCAGCGCGTCGCGTTGCCGGCTGGTGAGCAGTTCCTCGGCGCGAGCACCGTTGGAAACCCAGAACGCCAGGAGAGCTCGATCACGGTCGTGCTTCAGCGCGGCGAACAGCGCGTTGAACATCGCGTCGGGGATTCGCCGAGGGGCCCTCTTGGGGATGGCCGGCCGGTAGCGGCCCTGCCGTTCGTGGCGAAACCGCTCGTCAGGGTTGTGGTGAGCGTGTGCCCTGCCATGGCGCCGGGAGCGATCCAGCGGAAACGGGTTCAGGATCGGCCCGGTTCCCTCGGAGAGGTGGAAGTCGTAGAAGGCCCGCAGCACGGTCTCGCAGTGCGCTCGCGTTGTCGACGCGTATCTCAGCCCTGGCGACGACTTTCCCGTGATCGGATTGGGAGCTCCGGGAGGCAACTGCTCCGGTACTGGCCTTGGTGCTGTCTCAGTGTTGATGTCCCGTCGGTGGCGCCAGTGCAGCGGTGCGGGCTTGTTCGCGATCTTCATCCAGCGGGCGAAGTCCCGAGCGTCCGACCGGACTGCACGGTCCCAAGCGACACCCCAGCCCCACAAAAAGCGCCACCAACGCAGCAGATCCATTCCGTACGACCGGATCGTGGCTGCTGACTTGTCACAGGCCAGCAGCTCCGCGAAGAAGGCAGCCGCGGGTTCGATCTCGACCCCGTCCGCGTCCAGGAGGACAAAGGGCCTCCACCGATCTCCCGTCTCCGCCAGCTGTCCGGCCTCGGGCAGCACGAAGCTCGCTAACTCCCTCTCGGGATCACGTTCAAGCATCCAGGGAAGCTAGCAGAGAGGCCGTCTGACCTGCGAAAATGATCGAGTTAGTTCAGTCAACGGTTCACCGTCGCCCTACGGCTCGACGGTGCCCACTGGTACGGCCTGCACGTTGCCGAGGGCGAAGTCACCGCCGTCGCACGGATCGGACAGGTCCGGTCGGTTCTCGGCTCCCGCCCGCTGCCCGATTCCCCTGTCACCCTTCGCGTCCGCTCCACGGAGCCCACTTGGCACGGACCGGACGACATCGAACTGGGCATCGGTTACGGAACCGGCACGGATGTCCTCGCCCGCCTGGACGGACGCTACCTTTCCACCGAAGTGGCGGGCGGGTTCACCGGGCGCCTGGTCGGTGTGTGGACCGAGTCGAGGGAGGTCCTTGTGCGCCGGGTCCGGTTCGCCGAACGGCGCATGTGACACCGCCCCGTAGCGGACGCAGGCCGCAAAGAGTGCTCTGGGGCTGACCTCCGTACGCCGGCGACACTCGGCGATGGCGTCGGCCGTCGCGGCTTCGTGTCGCTACGACGGTCAGCCGGGCGTTTCGGCGGTGACGGTCAGGACCGCGCGGCTGAGGATGTGGCCCGCCATGGTGGAACCGAGTCGGCCCGGGACCTCCTCGACCCGCGGTGGAAGGGGAAGATCGTCTCGACGTACCCGAACGACGACGACGCGGTGCTCTCCCTGTACAGCCTCATCGTCGGCGAGTACGGCTGGGAGTGGCTGCGGCGGTTCGTCGCCCAGGACGTCGCCTGGGTGCGGAGGACGCAGGAACCCGCGGCTCGGGTCGAGCGGGCCGCGCGGCCGTCGCACTGGGCACGGACGGCATGCTGACCCCCGCGGCGGGTGTGAAGACCCGCTTCGTCGGCCCGAAGCACGACCCGTTCATGGCCTGGGCCCAGCGCGCCGCCATCCTCAGACACGCCAAGCATCCCGTAGCCGCGAAGCTGTACCTGAACTGGTGGCTGTCGAAGGGAACGCAGTCCGACTTCTCCATGCGGTCGGTGCGCACCGACGTCCAGCCCCACGATGGCTACCGCCCATCCGGGAGTACCGCAACGCCCACCTCGACGGCTTCGAGGACTTCATGGCGGACCGGGGCCTCGTCGAGCGCTTCAGGCAGCAGCTCACTCTCCACGTCGGCGAGGTGACCAGAGCTCCCTCCCCGGGGTGGCTCGGGCTGCACCCCGGGTGCTGGCCCAGGAGGCCGGCCCCGCGCCATGTGCAGGCGGTCATGACCACCAGTGTCTGGTCGCCAATCCCCTTCCGGCTTCCCTTGGGTGCCGCGCCGGCAAGCCCGCTCCGTCTCCCGTAGCGACGCGGTCACGTCCGCCGGCCAGGCGTTGTTCAACGCCTTGGCACTACCGATTGCCGACCACGGCGCGGTGTCCTGAGGATCTTCGTGAGTTGGTGGCGTTACGTCGTAGCGGAGGCTCTGGACCGAGCACCGTCTGCGCTCAGGCTCGTTCGCCGTCGTGCGGGACGCCGACGAGGACGAAGGCCATCGTGGCCGGTCGGTCGCCGTGGTTGCGCCAGGCGTGGCGGGTACCGTTCTGGATCACGATGTCCCCTGCCGAGAGCCGGGTGCGGTGGCCGTCGTCGAGTTCGAGGACGATCTCGCCCTGTAGCACGATGCCGTAGTCGACGGTCGGCGTGGTGTGCATGCCGTCGGGCTCGATGAGTTCCGCGATGCCGGGCGAGTCGGCCCGCTGCTCCCGGTCGAAGGCGACGGGGTCGAAGGCCGGGTCGGCCATCGCGGTGTCCGGCGGAAAGGTCAGCACGATGAACCGTGTGCCGCCTGGGGCCGGGAGCAGGCTGGTCACCTTCGGCGTGGGATCCTCCCCCGCCCTGCTGAAGGGTCCGCCGGGGTCTGTGGCCCACGGCAGGCGGGACACCCAGCCCGGCAGGCTGGTGAACTCGCGGCTGCGCGGGACGGGGCCGTCGCTGACGACGACCGACCTTCCGTCCTCGTCGTGGCCGGTGACGACTCTGCGCATGTGTCTCTCCTCGGTCGGATCCGCCGGATGTGTCGAACCCGTCGGTCAGTCGGGCCGGTCGGTGCCGGGATCGGTCAGGGTCGTCAGCGCGGTGGTCCAGGCGTCCAGCACGTCCTCCACCGTCGGGGCCGGTGCCCGGAGCAGGGCGGATGCCACCGTGCGGACGAACAGCCGGTGCCGGTCCTCCGTCAGGTATTCGACCGGGGACTTGCCGTCCACGCGCGCGAGCAGCAGCGCGGGCAACAGGGACGCGGCTCGTGCCTCGACGGCAGGCCGGGGCTCCCAGTCGACACACCGGACGTATGCCTCGGCCAACGTGCGGGCGGACCGCAGGAGGCCGGCTCGGTGCCTGGGCAGCACGAGGCTCTTGAGGAGCAGGTGGTTGACGCAGAAGGCGAGGTCGAAGGCCGGGTCTCCGTACCAGGCGCACTCGGCGTCCAGCAGCACGGGACCCGACGGGCCGACAAGGATGTTCTTGGGGCTGACGTCGCCGTGGACCAGGGCCAGGTGGGTGGCGGTCGTGCGCTCGGCGAGGCTGTGCAGGATGTCGCTCAGGGCCGGGTGGGCGGCCGCGGTGGCGAGCAGGTACGGCTCGATGCGCAGTGCGTGGAAGTTGTCGTCGGTGGCGAACTCGGCGGCCAGGGACGCATCGCCCGCGCTCGCCGCGTGCAGCATGCCGAGCGCCTCTCCGACGGCCGCCGCGGTCGTCACGTCCACCTCGCCGTGGAGCAATTGCGCCTTCCACACCGGGTACCGCTCGGGGGGCAGATACGCCATGGCGAAGAGGCCGGCTCCGGGGTCGTGGGCCAGGAGTTCCGGCACGGTCTCCGGTCGGTGCCGGGACGCGAACCGCATCCACGCCCATTCGTAGGCGTTGCGCGACACCGGTGCCTGCCAGTCGGCGGCCACCTTCAGCCGGGCCAGGGCGCGCTTGACGCAGAGGGAGCGTCCCGGCAGGTCCACCCGCCACAGGTCGGACGAGACACCGCCGGCGAGCGGGGTCCAGCGTGCGCTCTCACCAGGCCGGGCGAGTTCGTGGGCGGTCAGAAAGCCGGACAGCGCGGGGTCCGGACAGGCCTGCACGGAGGCGGGACTCATCGCCGCTCACCCGGCCCGGCGGTCAGGCCACGGGGGCTGTTGCAGGCGTGGGCCGGCGGCTCGCCCGCCAGGATCCGTACGACTTCTTCGGCTGCGCGGCGGCGCAGTTCCGTCACCGAGGCGTCGGAGGAGAAGGCGACATGGGGAGTGATCAGCGCGCCCGGCTGGTCCAGCAGCGCGGCGGGCACGTGCGGTTCGGACTCCAGTACGTCGAACGCGGCTGAGTCGAGGTGCCCGCTGTCGAGCGCCTTGACGACCGCGTCGGTGTCCACCAGTGGGCCCCTGCTGACGTTGACCAGCAGGCCGCCCGGCTTCATGAGCGCCAGCTGCTCGGCGCCGATGATGTGGTGCGTGCCGGGGGTGAGCGGAACGTGGAGGATCACCACGTCGCTGCGGCGCAGGAGTTCCTCCAGGCCCGCCCGCTCCACCCCGGGGGCGTCCTGCGGCGGGAAGGGATCGTGGGCCAGGATCCGGCAGCCGAACGCGCCGAGCTTGGCCGCGGTGGCCCGTCCGATGCGTCCGTAGCCGACGATGCCGCAGGTCAGCGTGGACAACCGGCGCAGCCGGGCGCTAGCCGGGTCCCATCGCCCGGCTCTGACCTCGCGGTCGAACACCGCCAGGCCCCGCGTCCAGGCGAGCACCATGCCGACGGCGTGGTCGGAGACCTCCTCGACGCAGTAGTCCGGAACGTTGGTGACCCACGCCCCCCGCTCGGTGGCGGCTTCCACTGCGATGTTGTCCAGGCCGACGCCGAGTCTGGCCACGATGCGCAGGTCGGGTGCGGTGCCGATCGCGGTGGCGGAGACGGGGGCCCAGCAGGTGAGGATTCCGGCGGGCCGGTGCTCGGCGACCAGTTCCTCGATCGCCTCGGCGGAGGCGGGTTCGGCGGGGCCGGTCACCAGCGTGTGGCCCGCCTTCTCGATGACCGATCGCTCGACGGAGTCGTCGGGCCAGGCGTAGTCGGTGAGCAGCACG
This region of Streptomyces caelestis genomic DNA includes:
- a CDS encoding class I SAM-dependent methyltransferase encodes the protein MLGHQDETRAAYDGVVDLYASMFANGLETHPFARNMIGTFAELVRGTGNLRVADVGCGPGHVTAMLHDLGLDAFGLDLSPAMVDHARRAHPALQFDEARMEALPVEDGALGGVLSHYSMIHTPPGELPALLAEQVRVLAPGGLLLVSFFGTEGPEPVRFDHKVTPAYSWPAEQFAELLAGAGLVTFARLLHDPASERGFLDTHLLARRP
- a CDS encoding tyrosine-type recombinase/integrase; this translates as MTSLRIGLIPARDPEGFAQLEAMVESATWSSKVGRDALHSLVKIVAAKGGTLADITVGDAVEYLAALKAANKTANAKTRGNTLFYAWLRELGTLPAEAPSSLRYLANTSGQVSMEQLVDRFGVRCRPVRDLLVDYLKERQPGLDYTSLNNLSRHLASNFWGDLEQHHPGIDSLHLAPEVSAAWKQRCRTRIERRRQPDGKVREVVTGRANVASIMISVRAFYLDIAQWAIDEPARWGPWAVPSPIKDADVAVVKDNKRRKARMDHRTRERLPALPAVARAASTCLKEAKARLQALMDTPPGGQFAFAGATFRRAAKDGTTWAVNIATGRRVDLALAESRAFWAWAMVEFLQHTGVRIEEMLEASHHSLIQYRLPTTGEIVPLLQIAPSKTDEERVILVSPELADVLSAIIARVRDPRTGAVPYVSSYDMAEKTWNPQMPLLFQWCRSGESSRLSPKLLRQALQEVMASTNLTDSAGQPLDFSPHDFRRIFITDAIRSGLPPHIAQVIAGHTSINTTMGYNAIYPGEAIEAHRAFIARRRALRPSEEYRTPTNEEWDAFLGHFERRKLSIGICARAFGTPCIHEHACIRCSMLRPDPAQRHRLVEIRDNLIARITEAEQEGWLGEIEGLQVSLASAEEKLIQLDAELARQRQVIDLGMPRFSQIATRISTARGPSS
- a CDS encoding tyrosine-type recombinase/integrase — its product is MLERDPERELASFVLPEAGQLAETGDRWRPFVLLDADGVEIEPAAAFFAELLACDKSAATIRSYGMDLLRWWRFLWGWGVAWDRAVRSDARDFARWMKIANKPAPLHWRHRRDINTETAPRPVPEQLPPGAPNPITGKSSPGLRYASTTRAHCETVLRAFYDFHLSEGTGPILNPFPLDRSRRHGRAHAHHNPDERFRHERQGRYRPAIPKRAPRRIPDAMFNALFAALKHDRDRALLAFWVSNGARAEELLTSRQRDALPGQQILGVVRKGSRAYQQLPCSADAFVWLRLYQESAWRAGVPRGQNEGLWWTLRRPWRPLNYPAARAMFNRANILLGTNWTLHDLRHTAAYRLARDPKMPLTDVQWVLGHAHLSTTQLYLPADRDEVIEHVRAHHARRAKSAERTPSPPAAGYNAESLNNLFGTAW
- a CDS encoding cupin domain-containing protein; translated protein: MRRVVTGHDEDGRSVVVSDGPVPRSREFTSLPGWVSRLPWATDPGGPFSRAGEDPTPKVTSLLPAPGGTRFIVLTFPPDTAMADPAFDPVAFDREQRADSPGIAELIEPDGMHTTPTVDYGIVLQGEIVLELDDGHRTRLSAGDIVIQNGTRHAWRNHGDRPATMAFVLVGVPHDGERA
- a CDS encoding phosphotransferase family protein, with amino-acid sequence MSPASVQACPDPALSGFLTAHELARPGESARWTPLAGGVSSDLWRVDLPGRSLCVKRALARLKVAADWQAPVSRNAYEWAWMRFASRHRPETVPELLAHDPGAGLFAMAYLPPERYPVWKAQLLHGEVDVTTAAAVGEALGMLHAASAGDASLAAEFATDDNFHALRIEPYLLATAAAHPALSDILHSLAERTTATHLALVHGDVSPKNILVGPSGPVLLDAECAWYGDPAFDLAFCVNHLLLKSLVLPRHRAGLLRSARTLAEAYVRCVDWEPRPAVEARAASLLPALLLARVDGKSPVEYLTEDRHRLFVRTVASALLRAPAPTVEDVLDAWTTALTTLTDPGTDRPD
- a CDS encoding C-terminal binding protein, translating into MTSPSRLGTVLLTDYAWPDDSVERSVIEKAGHTLVTGPAEPASAEAIEELVAEHRPAGILTCWAPVSATAIGTAPDLRIVARLGVGLDNIAVEAATERGAWVTNVPDYCVEEVSDHAVGMVLAWTRGLAVFDREVRAGRWDPASARLRRLSTLTCGIVGYGRIGRATAAKLGAFGCRILAHDPFPPQDAPGVERAGLEELLRRSDVVILHVPLTPGTHHIIGAEQLALMKPGGLLVNVSRGPLVDTDAVVKALDSGHLDSAAFDVLESEPHVPAALLDQPGALITPHVAFSSDASVTELRRRAAEEVVRILAGEPPAHACNSPRGLTAGPGERR